The Lutibacter profundi genome includes a region encoding these proteins:
- a CDS encoding DEAD/DEAH box helicase, with product MSVSEKTLELEERKVGKDLYSYQKAAISKIFKSFDEAPDDYHLLYQLPTGGGKTVIFSELVRQYLKHHKKKALVLTHRIELCKQTSNMLTEFEVTNKVVDSKANLDDQNNYSCFVAMVETLNNRLNDDKFDISDIGLVIIDEAHYNSFTKLFDFFSKSFILGVTATPLSSNIKLPMKDNYNELIVGETIESLIENEFLARAEIFSYNVGLTSLEVGANGDYTVKSSEDLYTNNEMLGKLVNAYELHSKGKKTLIFNNGINTSIQVYQSFKAAGYPIAHLDNTYSKKDRKMVLKWFKDTPHAILTSVSILTTGFDEPTVNTIILNRATKSLGLYYQMIGRGSRILKNKATFTVIDLGNNMHRFGPWGADLDWQQIFKSPNYYLDKILSDEELESNFKYEMPSELRKEFSKSQEVYFDIKKMYIESVSKGESSKVVLERSLKQHAKICIENSEDVYDAFELSKKLGDDIDYRIERYTKCICRSTHNFVTWLKEDYRTKLRLYLRDNFDRDFEVIHGRPPEE from the coding sequence ACAGGTGGAGGTAAAACAGTTATTTTCTCAGAATTAGTTCGCCAATACTTAAAACATCATAAGAAAAAAGCACTGGTATTAACTCACAGGATTGAATTATGTAAGCAAACATCAAATATGCTTACTGAATTTGAGGTAACAAATAAAGTAGTTGATAGCAAAGCAAATTTAGATGACCAAAATAATTACAGCTGTTTTGTAGCAATGGTTGAAACCTTAAACAATAGGTTAAATGATGATAAATTTGATATTTCAGATATTGGGTTGGTTATAATTGATGAAGCACATTACAATTCATTCACCAAATTATTCGATTTTTTCTCAAAATCATTTATTTTAGGAGTAACTGCAACACCTTTGAGTTCCAATATTAAACTTCCAATGAAGGATAATTACAATGAACTAATTGTAGGTGAAACAATAGAATCTTTAATTGAAAACGAATTTTTAGCTCGTGCCGAAATATTTTCATACAACGTTGGATTAACTTCTTTAGAAGTTGGAGCCAATGGAGATTACACTGTAAAATCTTCTGAAGATTTATACACAAATAATGAAATGTTAGGTAAATTAGTAAATGCATACGAATTGCATTCAAAAGGAAAGAAAACACTAATTTTTAACAATGGCATTAATACTTCAATTCAAGTTTATCAATCATTTAAAGCCGCTGGTTACCCTATTGCCCATTTAGACAATACATACAGTAAAAAAGACAGGAAAATGGTGTTAAAATGGTTTAAGGACACACCACATGCCATATTAACCTCTGTAAGCATATTAACCACAGGTTTTGATGAACCAACAGTAAATACTATTATTTTAAATAGGGCAACAAAATCTTTAGGGTTGTATTATCAAATGATTGGTAGAGGATCTCGTATTTTAAAAAACAAAGCTACTTTTACAGTAATAGATTTAGGTAATAATATGCATCGTTTTGGACCTTGGGGAGCAGATTTAGATTGGCAACAAATATTTAAATCACCAAATTATTATTTAGATAAAATTTTAAGTGATGAAGAACTTGAAAGTAATTTTAAATATGAAATGCCCTCTGAGTTAAGGAAGGAATTCTCAAAATCACAAGAAGTTTATTTTGATATTAAAAAAATGTATATTGAATCTGTGAGTAAAGGTGAATCCTCAAAGGTTGTACTAGAACGTTCCTTAAAACAACATGCAAAAATATGTATTGAGAATAGTGAAGATGTGTATGATGCTTTTGAACTATCAAAAAAATTAGGAGATGATATTGATTACAGAATAGAACGTTATACAAAATGTATTTGCAGAAGTACACATAATTTTGTGACTTGGTTAAAAGAAGATTATAGAACAAAGCTTCGTTTGTATTTACGAGATAATTTTGATAGAGATTTTGAAGTTATTCATGGTAGACCGCCAGAAGAATAA